The Pyrus communis chromosome 2, drPyrComm1.1, whole genome shotgun sequence genome includes a window with the following:
- the LOC137725058 gene encoding laccase-15-like, translating into MGFPDFLPVVYNFTGEDLPLILQIPMRTTKVKVFDYGATVECVIQGTSLVTGIDHPKRLLGFNFYVVGPRFGNFDQDKDPLYYNLIDPPHKNTVTVPIRGWVVIRFQANNPGKNISKEVRS; encoded by the coding sequence ATGGGTTTCCCAGATTTTCTACCTGTGGTGTATAATTTTACAGGTGAAGACCTCCCATTGATTTTACAAATACCAATGAGAACGACAAAGGTGAAAGTTTTTGACTATGGTGCAACTGTGGAATGCGTTATTCAAGGGACGAGCTTGGTCACTGGGATTGATCATCCAAAGCGTTTGCTTGGGTTTAACTTCTACGTTGTTGGACCACGGTTCGGGAATTTTGATCAAGATAAGGACCCATTGTACTACAATTTAATTGATCCTCCTCATAAGAACACTGTGACTGTGCCCATAAGGGGATGGGTCGTCATCAGATTCCAAGCCAATAATCCCGGTAAGAACATCTCTAAGGAAGTAAGGAGTTAG
- the LOC137727055 gene encoding putative laccase-9, with the protein MGNYNNRGFLVLALVGFIFLSKANGAIHYYDFIVQETNFTRLCSTKSILTVNGTLPGPTITVNRGDIAFINVHNQGYYGLTIHWHGVKQPRNPWSDGPENITQCPIQPGTNFTYEVIFSSEEGTLWWHSHSDWTRATVYGAIVILPAAGTTYPFATPDAQETVILGSWFKGDVMEIIEEALSTGGDPNISDAFTINGQPGDLYSCSNETTYRWMVDYGKTYLLRVINAVMNEEQFFAIANHNLTVVAQDAAYIKPITTSYIMITPGQTMDILVTANQPPSHYYMASHPFMDGTGVSHNNSTTTAIVQYNGNYSTPSTTPFPTLPLEADDTAADNFTKQIRALASKEHPIDVPLKIHSRIYMTIAINERICANSSCKGPNGNALSASLNNVSFVIPSVDVLQAYYRGNNGVYRTSFPNKPPNTYNYTGDVGNNTIYPNFGTRVRMIKYGEGVEIIFQGTNVIAPENHPMHLHGFSFYLVGTGAGNFNHTTSPKTYNLVDPPEVNTIAVPKNGWATIRFKADNPGVWFMHCHLERHSSWGMDTVLIVRNGKTKETKIRPPPAYMPPCSKS; encoded by the exons ATGGGGAACTATAACAACAGGGGTTTCCTGGTCTTAGCTCTTGTAGGGTTTATTTTCCTGAGCAAGGCTAATGGCGCTATCCATTATTATGATTTCATT GTGCAAGAAACAAATTTTACAAGGCTTTGTAGCACAAAGAGCATCTTAACTGTGAATGGAACTCTTCCAGGGCCAACCATCACTGTTAACAGAGGAGACATCGCTTTTATCAATGTCCACAACCAAGGATATTACGGTCTCACCATTCACTG GCATGGAGTGAAGCAACCAAGAAATCCATGGTCAGATGGACCTGAGAATATCACTCAGTGCCCTATTCAACCAGGAACAAACTTCACGTACGAAGTTATATTCTCCAGTGAAGAAGGAACATTATGGTGGCATTCTCACAGTGACTGGACACGCGCCACCGTCTATGGTGCCATTGTTATTCTACCGGCTGCAGGCACCACTTATCCATTTGCAACACCAGATGCACAAGAAACAGTCATTCTTG GATCATGGTTTAAGGGAGATGTGATGGAAATAATAGAAGAGGCTCTCTCAACAGGTGGCGATCCAAACATTTCAGATGCCTTCACAATTAACGGACAGCCTGGAGATTTATATAGTTGTTCCAATG AGACAACATACCGATGGATGGTTGATTACGGTAAGACCTATCTTCTTCGGGTAATTAACGCGGTGATGAACGAAGAACAGTTCTTCGCCATCGCGAACCACAACCTCACAGTCGTAGCACAAGACGCTGCATACATAAAACCTATAACCACCTCTTACATCATGATAACTCCAGGCCAAACCATGGACATTTTAGTCACCGCAAACCAACCTCCCAGCCATTATTACATGGCTTCTCATCCTTTTATGGATGGAACTGGCGTTTCACATAACAACAGCACCACCACTGCAATTGTTCAATACAACGGCAACTACAGCACCCCATCAACCACTCCCTTTCCAACCCTTCCGTTGGAAGCCGATGACACAGCTGCTGATAACTTCACTAAGCAAATCAGGGCATTGGCAAGCAAAGAGCACCCTATTGATGTCCCATTAAAAATTCATTCCAGGATCTATATGACTATTGCAATCAATGAAAGAATTTGTGCTAATTCTTCATGTAAAGGCCCGAATGGAAATGCGCTTTCTGCAAGCTTAAACAACGTCAGTTTCGTGATTCCATCTGTTGATGTACTGCAAGCATATTATCG GGGTAACAATGGAGTCTACAGAACTAGTTTCCCAAACAAGCCACCTAATACTTACAACTACACTGGAGACGTGGGTAACAACACAATATACCCGAACTTTGGTACGAGGGTGAGAATGATCAAATATGGTGAAGGAGTTGAGATCATTTTCCAAGGAACCAACGTCATCGCACCTGAGAACCATCCAATGCATCTCCATGGTTTCAGCTTCTATTTGGTCGGAACTGGTGCCGGCAATTTTAACCATACAACATCGCCCAAGACCTACAATTTGGTTGACCCCCCAGAAGTAAACACCATTGCAGTTCCAAAGAATGGATGGGCAACCATCAGATTTAAAGCCGATAATCCTG GAGTATGGTTTATGCATTGTCATTTGGAAAGACATTCCAGCTGGGGGATGGATACCGTGCTTATAGTGAGGAATGGAAAGACCAAAGAAACCAAAATTCGCCCACCGCCTGCTTACATGCCTCCTTGTTCCAAGTCTTAG
- the LOC137722809 gene encoding laccase-14-like: protein MECLFKTTGFFFLTLLSTLLLQTQVFSCLAQGNVHSYDFLLKDTNFTKLCCTKSVFAVNDSFPGPVIRAQKGDTVYVNVYNQGRYGVTMHWHGIKQPRNPWFDGPEYITQCPIQPGTNFTYQILLSSEEGTLFWHAHSDWSRATVHGAFLILPANGTSYPFPKPDEEQVIVFASWYKDDVMTLLDETLESGGLTTSSDSYVINGEPGDFYSCSKETTYRMSVDYGKTYLLRIVNSVQNIDMFFAIADHNLILVGMDGSYVKPIVSSYIMITPGQTMDVLVTANKSLGHYYMFASPYYDGEADDFDKSIASAIFQYNGNYTPPSSPIYPTNIPGFYDIGSATNFVKQFRSLASAEHSIDVPLNVTTRMFVTVSIGMLHCPNRSCAGPEGNRISSGLNNISFANPAVDVLQAYYRNISGYYDTSFPDEPPNLFNFTAEELKADNYSITDRSTKVKMLDYNATVEITFQGTNVMDSAENHPVHLHGFRFYVIGSGLGNFDNVTDPLTYNLFDPPEVNTFSVPKDGWATIRFIANNPGVWFMHCHFDRHMSWGMGTVFIVKNGGSDETSMRPPPDNLPACVKNSLFKSSHQSMLRLGD, encoded by the exons ATGGAGTGCTTATTCAAAACAACGGGCTTCTTTTTCTTAACTCTTCTGTCTACTTTGCTCCTCCAAACTCAGGTGTTTTCCTGCTTGGCTCAAGGAAACGTTCATTCCTATGACTTTCTT CTTAAGGACACCAACTTCACAAAGTTATGTTGCACCAAGAGTGTATTTGCTGTGAACGACAGTTTTCCGGGGCCGGTGATCCGAGCTCAGAAGGGAGATACGGTCTATGTGAATGTTTACAATCAAGGAAGATATGGTGTCACTATGCACTG GCATGGGATAAAGCAGCCTAGAAATCCATGGTTCGATGGACCTGAGTATATCACACAATGCCCTATTCAACCTGGAACAAATTTCACATACCAAATCCTACTTTCATCCGAAGAAGGTACATTGTTTTGGCATGCTCATAGCGATTGGTCTCGGGCCACTGTACATGGAGCATTTCTCATCTTGCCAGCAAATGGAACCAGTTATCCATTTCCAAAACCAGATGAAGAACAGGTTATTGTATTTG CATCCTGGTATAAAGATGATGTGATGACATTGCTGGATGAGACCCTCGAATCTGGTGGACTTACAACGTCATCAGATTCTTATGTAATCAACGGCGAACCAGGAGACTTTTACTCATGCTCCAAAG AAACGACATATCGAATGTCTGTTGATTATGGAAAAACCTATCTTCTCCGAATAGTCAATTCGGTGCAAAACATAGACATGTTCTTCGCCATTGCGGATCACAATCTCATACTCGTGGGTATGGATGGTTCTTATGTCAAACCTATAGTTTCCAGTTACATAATGATCACCCCAGGACAAACAATGGATGTTTTAGTCACAGCAAACAAATCTCTTGGGCATTACTACATGTTTGCCAGTCCTTATTATGATGGAGAGGCTGATGACTTTGACAAAAGTATTGCCAGCGCCATATTCCAATACAATGGCAACTACACTCCTCCGTCATCGCCCATCTATCCAACCAACATTCCCGGTTTTTATGACATTGGTTCTGCGACCAACTTTGTGAAACAATTCAGGAGTTTGGCATCTGCAGAGCACTCGATTGACGTTCCACTGAATGTCACCACCCGAATGTTCGTAACAGTTTCCATAGGCATGTTGCATTGTCCTAATAGATCATGTGCTGGGCCTGAGGGAAATAGGATTTCTTCTGGGTTGAACAACATCAGTTTTGCCAACCCTGCTGTTGATGTTTTGCAAGCATACTACAG GAACATCAGTGGATATTACGACACAAGTTTCCCAGACGAACCGCCCAATCTATTCAACTTCACTGCAGAAGAATTGAAAGCAGACAATTATAGTATTACTGATCGGAGTACCAAGGTGAAGATGCTGGATTATAATGCCACAGTCGAAATAACATTTCAAGGAACCAATGTTATGGACTCAGCAGAGAATCATCCAGTTCATTTGCATGGATTCAGGTTTTATGTCATTGGATCTGGTCTGGGAAATTTCGATAATGTTACTGATCCATTAACTTACAACTTGTTTGATCCACCTGAAGTTAATACCTTCTCAGTTCCTAAGGATGGTTGGGCCACCATTAGATTCATAGCTAACAATCCAG GAGTTTGGTTCATGCACTGCCATTTTGATCGACATATGAGTTGGGGCATGGGAACTGTTTTCATAGTTAAGAATGGAGGAAGTGATGAGACAAGTATGCGCCCACCCCCTGATAACTTGCCTGCTTGTGTCAAAAATTCACTATTTAAAAGTTCCCACCAGTCAATGTTACGGTTGGGAGATTAA